Proteins encoded together in one Pontiella desulfatans window:
- a CDS encoding sulfatase family protein — protein MKKIIRFLATACLALTVGVRAEVVTLDFTTASASGPFPGNDQSSYTYDDYDLYGNGALTLDITVAVVGGATLDQREQGWGSNGSNSGRLDFGEALTFSFSDLGGSAAGSVTGFTFVGFVAEVADTAYTITADDLIAVNGVSLAGRDQADSTGLVDDLTWVGNADAQEGYDLEDGFTGNTSALTIGATGSFSVAVVDVPAATDNWDSMRVAGFQVEVLPATNQMPQPITNGTVLGIDFGVADGSAAADNWNVVSTTASGSFAADTMVDTAGNTLEGISFSWTAATDDSTAPDLMAGTPAFPDTALDDALLSSVGLTDGDGGTSDGTFTLIFAGLDTNLSYDITLGQANTATGGNTDTAWTIGERTFNASPVEIGASAYVTFEAVGSPAGEIVITSFPIDGGMDISAIAALQLTATTNNPWAPPPPGPPSHYDDWAGRHGLTNTLYRPSQDADGDRAGNAYEWATGSNPTNPASRHPFVLDGSSIVFKRNTNAMDMVYYLQSITDLTASNAWKTLATNQAGVWNPPDVVAEIGTNNPVDVTVPVDMSGESEFYRLGLEWKNPNIIIIYADDLGYGDLGCYGATKVQTPNIDRLATEGRRFTDAHSASAVCTPSRLGMLTGDYPFRHNIWGPAATSASLMVPVGRTTVPSMLKSEGYETAIIGKWHLGFGYSGPDWNGDLKPGPLEVGFDSYFGVPKVNSGVPYVFVENHRVVGLDPADPLVASGQATNVLYYPLKTMTGMSGGEAAHLLYRDYDLGNQWAARATQWIEEHQDHPFFLYLPTTQIHHPFTPDPRWIGTSQCGLYGDFIHEFDWIVGQVMDTLDALGLAENTLIIVTSDNGGMLNGDGNTVEGGKTAWNAGHKQNGDLLGWKFGVWEGGHRIPLIARWPGKIEAGSISGELMSSVDFLATFAAITGRGLEEGEGLDSFNMLPAFLGNPAAPIRDTLLLQPRYDSGVSFRKGNWMYIPRRGDAGFGGDQGGPGAVAWTGLENSDIDENGNYVAGAPTTQLYDLENDLSQTVNVVTNYPDIATTMADELTAIRSGGQTRP, from the coding sequence ATGAAAAAAATCATCAGATTCCTGGCGACGGCGTGTCTGGCGCTGACGGTAGGTGTGCGGGCGGAAGTTGTGACGCTTGATTTTACGACCGCTTCGGCTTCGGGGCCGTTTCCGGGAAACGATCAATCGAGCTATACCTATGATGATTACGATCTGTATGGAAATGGGGCGCTGACGCTGGATATCACGGTGGCCGTCGTCGGCGGGGCAACGCTCGATCAACGCGAGCAGGGGTGGGGCTCCAATGGTTCCAACAGCGGTCGGCTAGACTTCGGCGAGGCCTTGACGTTTTCCTTTTCCGACCTCGGAGGTTCCGCCGCCGGCAGTGTCACCGGGTTTACCTTCGTGGGTTTCGTTGCAGAGGTTGCCGATACAGCCTACACCATTACCGCGGACGATCTCATTGCCGTGAACGGAGTCAGCCTTGCCGGCAGGGATCAGGCCGACTCTACTGGTTTGGTTGATGATTTGACTTGGGTGGGTAATGCCGACGCCCAGGAGGGATATGATCTGGAGGATGGTTTTACGGGGAATACTTCCGCTCTGACCATTGGTGCCACCGGCTCCTTCTCCGTTGCAGTCGTTGACGTCCCGGCCGCCACCGACAACTGGGACAGCATGCGCGTGGCGGGTTTCCAGGTGGAGGTGTTGCCGGCGACAAACCAGATGCCTCAACCCATTACGAACGGGACGGTGCTGGGCATCGATTTCGGTGTTGCCGACGGTTCGGCGGCTGCCGACAACTGGAACGTGGTCTCAACCACCGCATCCGGAAGCTTTGCGGCAGACACGATGGTCGACACGGCAGGCAACACCCTTGAGGGCATTAGTTTTTCATGGACGGCCGCAACGGATGATTCGACGGCTCCGGATCTCATGGCCGGTACGCCTGCATTTCCAGACACTGCCCTGGATGATGCACTGCTCTCCAGCGTGGGGCTGACCGACGGCGACGGCGGCACATCCGACGGCACATTCACACTCATCTTTGCCGGGCTGGATACAAACCTGTCCTACGACATCACGCTGGGGCAGGCGAACACGGCCACGGGCGGAAACACCGACACCGCCTGGACGATCGGGGAGCGGACTTTCAACGCTTCGCCCGTCGAAATTGGCGCCTCCGCGTATGTGACGTTCGAGGCGGTGGGCAGTCCGGCTGGGGAAATCGTCATTACCTCGTTTCCCATTGATGGCGGGATGGATATTTCGGCCATTGCCGCTTTGCAACTCACCGCGACCACCAACAATCCATGGGCGCCGCCTCCACCGGGGCCACCGTCCCATTACGACGACTGGGCCGGTCGCCATGGGTTGACCAATACGCTGTACCGTCCAAGCCAGGATGCCGACGGCGACCGTGCAGGCAATGCCTATGAATGGGCCACGGGATCGAACCCGACCAATCCCGCTTCCCGCCATCCGTTCGTTCTGGATGGAAGCTCGATTGTGTTCAAACGCAATACCAACGCCATGGACATGGTCTACTATCTCCAGTCGATCACGGATCTGACGGCGTCCAATGCTTGGAAAACTTTGGCGACCAATCAAGCGGGTGTCTGGAATCCGCCGGACGTTGTTGCGGAAATAGGAACGAACAATCCGGTTGACGTGACCGTTCCGGTTGATATGAGCGGCGAGTCCGAGTTTTACCGCCTGGGGCTGGAGTGGAAGAATCCCAACATCATTATCATTTATGCCGACGACCTGGGCTACGGCGACCTCGGTTGCTACGGCGCCACCAAGGTGCAGACCCCCAACATTGATCGCCTGGCCACGGAGGGGCGCAGGTTTACCGACGCCCATTCGGCGTCCGCCGTCTGCACGCCGTCGCGCCTGGGCATGCTGACCGGCGACTATCCTTTCCGCCATAATATTTGGGGGCCTGCCGCCACGTCGGCTTCGCTGATGGTTCCGGTGGGCAGGACAACCGTTCCTTCCATGCTGAAATCCGAAGGCTACGAAACGGCCATCATTGGAAAGTGGCACCTGGGCTTCGGGTACTCCGGACCCGACTGGAACGGCGACCTGAAACCCGGCCCGCTGGAGGTGGGCTTCGATTCCTATTTCGGTGTCCCCAAGGTTAACAGCGGGGTGCCCTATGTATTCGTCGAAAACCATCGGGTGGTGGGTCTTGATCCCGCCGATCCGCTGGTGGCCAGCGGCCAGGCGACCAATGTGTTGTATTATCCCCTGAAAACCATGACCGGAATGTCCGGCGGCGAGGCCGCCCACCTGCTGTACCGCGACTATGATCTCGGCAACCAGTGGGCGGCGAGGGCAACACAGTGGATCGAGGAACATCAGGATCATCCCTTTTTCCTCTATCTGCCGACCACGCAGATCCACCATCCCTTTACACCGGATCCGCGCTGGATCGGCACCAGCCAGTGCGGGCTTTACGGCGACTTTATCCACGAGTTCGACTGGATTGTCGGTCAGGTGATGGACACGCTCGATGCGCTGGGGCTGGCTGAAAACACGTTGATCATCGTGACGAGCGACAACGGCGGCATGCTCAATGGCGACGGCAATACGGTTGAGGGCGGAAAGACGGCATGGAACGCCGGCCATAAACAAAACGGCGATCTGCTGGGCTGGAAGTTCGGCGTCTGGGAAGGCGGGCACCGCATTCCGCTGATTGCCCGCTGGCCGGGTAAAATCGAAGCGGGCAGCATTTCCGGTGAACTGATGAGCTCGGTCGATTTCCTGGCCACCTTTGCCGCCATCACCGGCCGCGGATTGGAAGAGGGTGAGGGGCTTGACAGCTTTAACATGCTGCCCGCCTTCCTGGGCAATCCCGCTGCTCCAATTCGCGACACCCTGCTGTTGCAACCCAGATACGATTCCGGTGTCAGTTTCCGCAAGGGCAACTGGATGTACATTCCCCGGCGCGGCGATGCGGGATTTGGCGGAGACCAGGGCGGCCCGGGTGCCGTGGCCTGGACGGGGCTTGAAAACAGCGATATCGATGAAAATGGAAACTATGTTGCCGGTGCGCCCACCACCCAGCTCTACGATCTGGAAAATGACCTGTCGCAGACGGTCAATGTGGTAACGAACTATCCCGACATCGCAACCACCATGGCCGATGAGCTGACGGCTATTAGAAGCGGCGGCCAAACCCGCCCGTAA
- a CDS encoding sulfatase-like hydrolase/transferase, whose protein sequence is MKQIIAMLSGLGVAGAALAGISVGQTIEIDFGTDSSALNAYTDVVISNGVTESFIGTLKDTTGADVAGVGFSVENKTGDDSGEAASTDRLLSNDSASTGRLTDGTVDPLTRGHFVLTFSGLDPALAYDLTGGYDNDNDNFNAIWQADGQSYTTDSDGGTGYGTLTGLKTDGSSNLVIYVIRENDASHATIGDLALAAFTPPLPPIEPGDVIRVDFGTTVPGGNYNVIHSGNLSISNLILFSDGSAVDVGLEVTSTNPYDNINNVASTAGLLHIDATNAEVYADGFLSADASAADSVTLSFTGLDDSLYYYLSGGLSRSSSPENFSTTWSVPGVSSQIADGTEGNGYVEFFSLMSSGGTLTVTLTDNVRQSGLAQLALVATDVPPETELPPAPELPEDVTVFFNPTASEAVATIDKLDAVTIGGRWEASLSDTRRFDENIGGFLYLMDGASAQGDFVELVLDGGGLGFSATDVAIGFEMLAARASATAGDKHTTLTGYDGTNEIFRLKVDSNSDNTLNTVTVTTDDGDESMGFVPLRWITENSGPPSGLQDFRIVLSGTNISFSGSSLTEQEGPVLNSSQTLTSLRWEITGAATDNQGFWLDDIRIWDGLPTAPRDPTDKPNIIFVLMDDMGFSDISCYGATKLDTPNLDAMAADGLRFTTFLSAANVCSPSRAAFLTGAYAQRCGIPMAVNEPFQNHWFLGLDPDEITIAEQCRSQGYKTFMIGKWHLGTEDVFLPFNQGFDRWLGTWGNGGEVYDDNEVIYSTFPETILTSLYTQRVREHIRENRDRPFFIYYPHNYPHTPFSEGNAFDGSTGSGERSDVLKEVDWGMGQMVAELEAQGILENTMIVFSSDNGAVPPSNYANAPFRGSKYVTWEGGHRVPFIVYWKGQVQTPAVLDAPQVWAMDLFPTVSELVGAEVPDDRVYDGTSLVPLLTDDEIDRDADEPFYYYTGDNLQCVRSGDWKLHVPRTEYQLPWWDQIKPPPSTYSLYDLSTDVHEDTDVSAANPDIVAALSNLAESIVLELGNPDPATGIMVWGSGQRGTGTLFPEVPTIVNNESDYSYVPDWNTLTAAEKGRGATRQGMGGVVDAANEFINGSVLPYGWDYLEASAPIGGSEAAMTFNTVVGSEGNTGFAGSGAAALIGSADAGSYVIDSANTANNGVVGTDLLVVPGDGYVIVRYTIEENDVSFGKTSATISGSFRDLVGGTSDDSVSVQVFHNDTELFLATGSAGRLLLADGSFNLTNVTATAGDTISFVVGSNGSIDGDEIALRASLGFEVSADPAAHAATIGSGTFFPDGTAMLQFSGTPGQGYCIEQTSDLTASNGWNVVDELPYLPTSPYGVHVDVSEEQGFWRIELRE, encoded by the coding sequence ATGAAACAAATCATAGCCATGCTATCGGGGTTGGGGGTCGCAGGTGCGGCCCTGGCGGGAATTTCCGTGGGGCAAACCATTGAAATTGATTTCGGGACCGATTCCTCGGCGTTGAATGCATACACGGATGTGGTGATTTCAAATGGGGTCACCGAGTCCTTTATCGGAACCTTGAAGGACACGACCGGCGCCGATGTCGCCGGTGTGGGCTTCAGTGTAGAGAACAAGACGGGCGACGATTCGGGGGAGGCCGCTTCGACCGACCGGCTGCTTTCAAACGACAGCGCCAGCACCGGTCGGCTGACGGACGGTACGGTCGATCCTCTTACGCGAGGGCATTTCGTTCTGACCTTCTCGGGGCTTGATCCGGCCCTGGCGTATGATCTTACGGGGGGATACGACAACGATAACGACAACTTCAACGCCATCTGGCAGGCCGATGGGCAAAGCTATACCACGGATTCAGATGGCGGTACCGGTTATGGCACGTTGACCGGTCTTAAAACCGATGGCAGCAGCAATCTGGTGATCTATGTGATCCGCGAAAATGACGCTTCGCATGCCACTATTGGAGACCTGGCGCTAGCTGCCTTCACGCCGCCGTTGCCGCCGATCGAGCCGGGCGATGTGATCCGGGTGGACTTCGGGACAACCGTTCCGGGCGGCAACTACAACGTCATTCACAGCGGCAACCTATCCATCAGCAATCTCATCCTCTTTTCGGATGGTTCCGCCGTGGATGTTGGCCTGGAGGTGACATCGACCAACCCGTACGACAATATCAACAATGTGGCATCGACGGCCGGGCTGCTCCATATCGATGCAACAAACGCCGAGGTTTATGCCGACGGCTTCCTGAGTGCGGATGCCAGCGCAGCCGATAGCGTTACACTATCCTTCACCGGTCTGGATGACAGCCTGTACTATTACCTTTCCGGCGGGCTTTCCCGCAGCTCGAGCCCGGAAAATTTTTCAACCACCTGGTCTGTTCCCGGTGTCAGCTCTCAAATCGCCGATGGCACCGAGGGCAATGGCTATGTTGAGTTTTTCAGTCTGATGTCTTCGGGGGGTACGCTGACGGTAACGCTTACGGACAATGTCCGGCAGTCCGGCCTGGCTCAGCTGGCGCTGGTGGCCACGGATGTCCCGCCGGAGACCGAGCTTCCGCCTGCGCCGGAACTTCCCGAAGACGTAACCGTGTTTTTTAACCCCACCGCTTCGGAAGCCGTTGCAACGATTGACAAGCTTGATGCGGTGACGATCGGCGGCCGCTGGGAGGCCTCGTTGTCCGATACGCGCCGGTTTGATGAAAACATTGGCGGCTTCCTTTATCTGATGGACGGGGCTTCGGCTCAGGGCGATTTCGTGGAGCTGGTTTTGGATGGTGGTGGCCTCGGTTTTTCCGCCACCGACGTAGCGATCGGTTTTGAGATGTTGGCCGCCCGCGCTTCCGCAACCGCAGGCGACAAGCACACCACGCTGACCGGATATGACGGCACGAACGAAATCTTCCGCCTGAAGGTTGATTCGAACTCCGACAACACATTGAACACCGTAACCGTGACCACCGATGACGGCGATGAATCCATGGGTTTTGTTCCGTTGCGCTGGATTACGGAAAACTCCGGCCCGCCCTCCGGCCTGCAGGATTTCCGGATTGTGCTCTCCGGTACCAACATCTCTTTCAGCGGGTCGAGCCTGACGGAGCAGGAGGGCCCCGTGCTCAATTCATCGCAAACCCTCACTTCGCTGCGTTGGGAAATCACCGGAGCCGCAACCGATAACCAGGGCTTCTGGCTCGATGATATCCGGATTTGGGACGGCCTGCCGACCGCCCCGCGCGACCCGACCGATAAGCCGAACATTATTTTTGTCCTGATGGACGACATGGGTTTCAGCGATATCAGCTGCTATGGGGCGACCAAACTGGACACGCCCAACCTCGATGCCATGGCGGCGGATGGACTGCGGTTCACCACCTTCCTTTCGGCCGCGAATGTCTGTTCGCCCTCGCGGGCGGCGTTCCTGACCGGTGCCTATGCGCAGCGCTGCGGCATCCCCATGGCCGTGAATGAACCCTTCCAGAATCATTGGTTTCTGGGACTTGATCCGGATGAGATCACGATTGCTGAACAATGCCGGAGCCAGGGCTACAAAACGTTTATGATCGGGAAATGGCATCTGGGTACGGAGGACGTTTTCCTTCCCTTCAACCAGGGGTTCGACCGCTGGCTGGGAACCTGGGGGAACGGCGGCGAAGTCTACGATGACAATGAGGTCATTTATTCCACATTCCCGGAAACGATCCTGACCTCCCTCTACACGCAACGCGTCCGGGAGCATATTCGCGAAAACAGGGATCGGCCGTTTTTCATCTATTATCCGCATAACTATCCGCACACGCCTTTTAGCGAGGGGAATGCCTTTGACGGTTCCACCGGTAGCGGGGAACGCTCCGATGTGCTCAAGGAAGTGGACTGGGGCATGGGCCAGATGGTTGCTGAGCTGGAGGCCCAGGGCATTCTGGAAAACACCATGATCGTCTTTTCGTCGGACAACGGCGCGGTGCCGCCATCCAATTATGCCAACGCGCCCTTCCGCGGTTCCAAATACGTCACCTGGGAGGGCGGGCACCGGGTTCCGTTCATCGTATATTGGAAAGGCCAGGTGCAGACGCCGGCGGTGCTGGATGCTCCGCAGGTCTGGGCGATGGATCTGTTCCCGACCGTGAGCGAGCTGGTCGGGGCGGAGGTTCCGGACGACCGGGTCTATGACGGAACCAGCCTGGTGCCGCTGCTGACCGATGATGAGATCGACCGAGACGCGGATGAGCCTTTCTACTACTACACCGGCGACAACCTGCAGTGTGTCCGTTCCGGCGATTGGAAACTGCATGTTCCGCGCACCGAATATCAATTGCCTTGGTGGGATCAGATCAAGCCGCCGCCATCAACCTATAGCCTCTACGATCTGTCGACGGATGTGCATGAGGATACGGATGTTTCGGCCGCAAATCCGGATATCGTGGCGGCCTTGAGCAACCTGGCGGAGAGCATTGTCCTTGAACTCGGCAACCCGGATCCAGCGACGGGAATCATGGTTTGGGGTAGCGGCCAGCGGGGAACCGGTACGCTGTTTCCCGAGGTTCCGACCATCGTCAATAACGAGTCGGACTATAGCTATGTCCCGGACTGGAATACGCTGACGGCTGCCGAAAAAGGGCGGGGCGCAACGCGTCAGGGCATGGGCGGCGTGGTCGATGCGGCGAATGAGTTTATCAACGGCTCCGTATTGCCGTATGGTTGGGACTATCTGGAAGCCTCGGCACCCATCGGCGGCTCCGAGGCGGCGATGACCTTCAACACGGTGGTCGGATCGGAAGGCAACACCGGCTTTGCCGGAAGCGGTGCCGCCGCATTGATCGGCAGTGCCGATGCGGGAAGCTACGTCATTGATTCGGCGAACACCGCCAATAACGGTGTCGTGGGAACAGACCTGCTGGTGGTTCCCGGCGATGGGTATGTGATCGTCCGTTATACCATCGAGGAGAATGATGTTTCCTTTGGAAAGACCAGCGCCACCATCAGCGGAAGCTTCCGCGACCTCGTCGGCGGCACGTCGGACGACTCCGTAAGCGTACAGGTTTTCCATAATGACACGGAGCTGTTTTTGGCAACGGGTTCCGCCGGACGGTTGTTGCTGGCGGACGGTAGCTTCAACCTCACCAATGTGACTGCGACTGCAGGCGACACGATCAGCTTTGTGGTTGGAAGCAACGGCAGCATCGATGGCGACGAGATCGCTTTGCGTGCTTCGCTTGGGTTTGAGGTCAGTGCGGATCCCGCCGCGCATGCCGCAACCATTGGATCGGGGACTTTTTTCCCCGACGGAACGGCCATGCTGCAGTTTAGCGGGACGCCGGGGCAGGGCTACTGCATCGAACAGACTTCTGATCTTACCGCTTCCAATGGTTGGAACGTGGTCGACGAGCTACCCTATCTTCCGACCTCGCCTTATGGCGTGCACGTAGATGTCTCGGAAGAGCAGGGCTTCTGGAGAATCGAACTGCGGGAGTAA